One Paenibacillus riograndensis SBR5 DNA segment encodes these proteins:
- the rfbC gene encoding dTDP-4-dehydrorhamnose 3,5-epimerase has translation MKFTKTNLEGVLVVEPALFGDHRGWFMETYSEAKFQEQNLAYQFVQDNQSYSAVKGTLRGLHFQLNPKAQTKLARCTRGSIYDVAVDIRQGSPSYGKWFGIELTAENKKQLLIPKGFAHGFMTLTEEVEVQYKCDELYAPECDGSILWNDPDIGIEWPIDVTPVLSAKDENAPLLKDVSLNFVY, from the coding sequence ATGAAGTTTACCAAAACCAATCTTGAAGGCGTCCTCGTTGTCGAACCGGCACTCTTTGGAGACCACCGCGGCTGGTTCATGGAAACCTACAGCGAAGCAAAGTTTCAGGAACAAAATCTTGCCTATCAGTTCGTTCAGGATAATCAATCTTATTCGGCCGTTAAGGGGACCCTGCGCGGACTCCATTTCCAATTAAATCCAAAAGCGCAAACCAAGCTCGCCCGCTGCACACGGGGATCAATTTATGATGTGGCAGTAGATATCCGTCAAGGCAGCCCTTCTTACGGCAAGTGGTTCGGGATTGAACTAACGGCTGAGAACAAGAAGCAACTGCTCATTCCTAAAGGCTTCGCCCATGGTTTCATGACGCTAACCGAGGAAGTGGAGGTCCAATACAAATGCGATGAGCTGTACGCACCGGAATGCGACGGGAGTATTTTGTGGAATGACCCTGACATCGGTATTGAATGGCCGATCGACGTTACCCCTGTGCTGTCTGCTAAAGATGAGAATGCACCGCTGCTTAAGGACGTTTCACTTAATTTCGTCTATTAG
- a CDS encoding ABC transporter ATP-binding protein, which translates to MANPIIKINQLSKIYRVYKNPGDRLKETLSLTKKKFSSDFHALNNISLVINKGETIGIIGRNGSGKSTLLKILSHVSTPTTGSVQIQGSVSAILELGAGFNQEYNGLENIYLNGTIQGKSKEQMNEKLNDILTFADIGDFIYQPVKTYSSGMFARLAFAVAINVEPDILIVDEALAVGDMKFQAKCFRKFEELKAKGTTILFVGHDVSSIRKFCDKAMWLHQGNLVAFGDTLGVTAEYMEFMNSEESGQPDIKTLEDNGLRDGEPVEMIGDTKIDAINRWGTHKNSIKSVALINEKGRTTTVFQHGEIVRIILKFSFPEDIDLLHFSAAISIKNTMGLDLIVFTTHDDKKTIFSSTSNEIELTFEFVNYLTEGDYILVAALENRKGIQPEYYDFIEGAAYFKSITTKQLFGVIHTPYRILLNKEVNLTSGR; encoded by the coding sequence ATGGCAAACCCAATAATTAAAATTAATCAGCTTTCTAAGATATATCGAGTTTATAAAAATCCTGGAGATAGATTAAAAGAAACACTAAGCTTGACTAAGAAAAAGTTCTCATCTGATTTCCATGCACTAAATAATATTTCATTGGTAATAAACAAGGGAGAAACAATAGGTATAATTGGTAGAAACGGATCTGGGAAATCTACTTTATTGAAAATACTATCACACGTCTCCACCCCGACAACAGGTAGTGTTCAAATTCAAGGGTCTGTTTCTGCAATATTAGAACTCGGTGCAGGATTTAATCAAGAGTATAACGGATTAGAAAATATATACTTGAATGGTACAATCCAAGGGAAAAGTAAAGAGCAAATGAACGAGAAACTAAATGATATTTTAACATTTGCCGACATTGGTGATTTTATATATCAGCCTGTAAAAACATACTCGAGTGGAATGTTCGCTAGACTAGCATTTGCTGTAGCAATTAATGTTGAACCTGATATTTTAATTGTTGATGAGGCGCTAGCGGTTGGGGATATGAAATTTCAAGCAAAATGCTTCAGAAAGTTTGAAGAGTTGAAAGCCAAAGGCACTACAATACTGTTCGTAGGGCATGACGTATCTAGTATTCGTAAATTTTGCGATAAAGCTATGTGGTTGCATCAAGGTAATCTAGTTGCTTTTGGTGATACACTAGGCGTGACAGCGGAATATATGGAATTTATGAATTCAGAAGAATCGGGACAGCCTGATATAAAAACGCTTGAAGATAATGGCTTGCGTGATGGAGAACCTGTTGAAATGATTGGGGACACTAAAATTGATGCAATAAATAGGTGGGGTACTCATAAGAATTCAATAAAGAGTGTGGCTTTAATCAACGAAAAGGGAAGAACTACAACAGTTTTTCAACATGGTGAGATTGTTAGAATCATCCTTAAGTTTTCTTTTCCGGAAGATATTGACTTATTGCATTTTAGTGCAGCGATCTCAATTAAGAATACAATGGGACTGGATTTAATTGTGTTTACAACTCATGACGACAAAAAAACTATATTTTCATCTACATCTAACGAGATTGAATTGACCTTTGAATTTGTTAATTACCTAACAGAAGGAGACTATATTCTCGTAGCCGCACTCGAAAATCGTAAAGGAATACAACCAGAATATTACGATTTTATAGAAGGGGCAGCATATTTTAAGTCAATAACGACAAAGCAACTCTTTGGAGTCATTCATACGCCCTATCGTATATTGTTGAATAAAGAGGTGAATCTAACCAGTGGAAGATAA
- the rfbA gene encoding glucose-1-phosphate thymidylyltransferase RfbA, translating to MKGIILAGGSGTRLYPLTMVTSKQLLPVYDKPMIYYPLSTLMLAGIKEILIISTAEDTPRFKNLLGDGSQFGISLQYIVQPNPDGLAQAFILGESFIGEDSVAMILGDNIYYGNGMTKILKEAARKKRGATVFGYHVPDPERFGVIEFDGEGKVLSVEEKPEHPKSNYAVTGLYFYDNRVVSLAKEVKPSRRGELEITSINEAYLKLGELDVALLGRGFTWLDTGTHQSLVDATNFVRTIEDHQGIKISAPEEIAYINGWITKEHLLECGHKLSKTGYGQYLIKVATGKIQF from the coding sequence ATGAAAGGTATAATTCTTGCGGGAGGAAGCGGCACCCGCCTTTATCCTCTCACAATGGTGACCAGCAAACAGTTACTGCCCGTCTATGACAAACCCATGATTTACTATCCTCTGTCTACGCTGATGCTCGCAGGCATCAAAGAGATTCTTATAATTTCTACCGCTGAGGATACCCCACGTTTTAAAAATTTACTCGGCGATGGCTCCCAGTTCGGAATCTCCCTGCAGTATATTGTTCAGCCTAATCCAGATGGACTGGCTCAAGCTTTTATTTTGGGTGAATCGTTCATCGGTGAAGACTCGGTGGCTATGATTCTCGGAGACAATATATACTATGGGAACGGTATGACCAAGATTCTAAAAGAAGCTGCCAGGAAAAAACGTGGTGCAACCGTTTTCGGCTACCATGTGCCCGATCCCGAACGCTTTGGTGTGATAGAATTTGACGGAGAGGGCAAGGTTCTCAGCGTTGAAGAAAAGCCGGAGCACCCTAAATCCAATTATGCAGTTACCGGCCTGTATTTCTATGACAATCGGGTGGTTTCTTTAGCTAAAGAAGTGAAGCCCTCACGCCGAGGGGAACTAGAAATCACCTCAATTAATGAGGCTTATTTGAAGTTGGGAGAACTGGATGTTGCCCTGCTCGGACGCGGTTTCACCTGGTTGGATACCGGAACACACCAAAGTCTGGTCGACGCCACCAATTTCGTCAGAACAATCGAAGACCATCAAGGCATTAAAATCTCAGCACCTGAAGAAATTGCTTATATTAACGGCTGGATTACAAAGGAACATCTGCTGGAATGCGGACATAAGCTGAGCAAGACCGGCTACGGGCAATACCTGATTAAGGTAGCTACCGGCAAAATCCAATTTTAA
- the galU gene encoding UTP--glucose-1-phosphate uridylyltransferase GalU, which yields MKIRKAIIPAAGLGTRFLPATKAMPKEMLPIVDKPTIQYIVEEAVASGIEDIIIVTGKGKRAIEDHFDNSFELEFNLAEKQKWELLESVRKSSEMADIHYIRQKEPRGLGHAIWCARKFIGNEPFAVLLGDDIVQADKPCLRQMIEVYEQYKSSIVGVQPVPWEDVSRYGLVDGTELAERVYKANRLVEKPKREEAPSNLAILGRYILTPRIFDMLEEQQVGVGGEIQLTDAISRLSEVERIIAYDFEGKRHDVGEKMGFIQTTIHYALQHEELKEGLLDYLKEVINSEALKAAR from the coding sequence ATGAAGATCCGTAAGGCAATTATTCCCGCGGCTGGTCTTGGTACCCGCTTTCTGCCCGCGACCAAAGCAATGCCCAAAGAAATGCTCCCGATAGTAGACAAGCCTACCATCCAATATATTGTTGAGGAGGCGGTTGCCTCCGGCATTGAGGATATTATCATCGTAACGGGGAAAGGCAAACGGGCGATTGAAGACCATTTCGACAATTCGTTCGAGCTGGAATTCAACCTGGCGGAGAAGCAGAAATGGGAGCTGCTGGAGTCTGTACGCAAATCCTCTGAAATGGCTGACATTCACTACATCCGCCAAAAGGAACCAAGAGGTCTGGGACACGCCATCTGGTGTGCCCGCAAATTTATTGGCAATGAGCCGTTTGCCGTATTGCTCGGGGATGATATTGTCCAAGCGGATAAGCCTTGTCTGAGACAGATGATTGAGGTTTACGAACAATACAAATCCTCAATTGTTGGCGTTCAGCCTGTGCCTTGGGAGGACGTTTCCCGATACGGTCTGGTAGATGGTACGGAACTGGCTGAGCGGGTATATAAGGCCAACCGATTGGTTGAAAAGCCAAAGAGAGAGGAAGCACCGTCCAACCTTGCGATCCTAGGGCGGTATATCCTAACTCCGCGTATTTTTGACATGCTGGAGGAGCAGCAGGTAGGTGTTGGCGGGGAAATCCAGCTGACCGACGCCATCTCCCGCTTGAGTGAAGTGGAACGCATTATTGCTTATGATTTCGAAGGCAAACGCCATGACGTCGGCGAGAAAATGGGTTTTATCCAGACGACCATTCATTATGCCCTCCAGCATGAGGAACTCAAGGAAGGCCTGCTTGACTACCTCAAAGAGGTGATTAACAGCGAAGCATTGAAAGCGGCGAGGTAA
- a CDS encoding ABC transporter permease yields MTIFEYTLSIFKQKNIIKELAKKDFKARYLGSTLGSFWGFFQPILLILIYWFVFQVGFRNNPVENAPFILWLLAGIVPWFFFSESLASATTSIEQNSFLVKKVSFNTYLLPVVKIVSALIVHIVFIALSLIIYYCYGRPIDLYQLQIFYYSFILCLFLTGLSWVVSALNVFLKDVGQVVNIILQFGFWLTPIFWSFNQVPTKFHWIFKVNPMYYIVEGYRDSLINKIWFWHHYNLTIYFWLITGFLLVVGATLFKKLSPHFSDVL; encoded by the coding sequence ATGACGATATTTGAGTATACCCTTAGTATTTTTAAACAAAAAAATATAATTAAAGAACTTGCAAAAAAAGATTTCAAGGCTAGATACCTTGGATCAACGTTAGGAAGTTTTTGGGGTTTTTTTCAACCGATTTTATTGATTCTGATTTATTGGTTCGTGTTTCAAGTTGGATTTAGAAATAATCCTGTTGAAAATGCGCCGTTTATTTTATGGCTTTTAGCGGGTATAGTACCGTGGTTTTTCTTTTCTGAAAGTTTGGCATCAGCTACTACTTCCATAGAACAAAATAGTTTTTTAGTCAAAAAAGTTTCATTTAATACGTATTTATTGCCTGTTGTTAAAATTGTGTCTGCATTAATAGTTCATATTGTATTTATCGCGTTGAGTTTAATAATTTATTACTGCTATGGAAGACCGATAGATTTATATCAGTTGCAGATATTCTACTATTCATTTATTTTATGTCTTTTTCTTACAGGACTATCTTGGGTTGTATCTGCGCTTAATGTTTTTTTAAAAGATGTCGGACAAGTTGTGAATATTATTCTACAGTTCGGTTTTTGGCTCACGCCAATATTTTGGTCATTTAATCAGGTTCCAACTAAATTTCATTGGATATTTAAAGTGAATCCAATGTATTACATTGTTGAAGGGTATCGCGACTCATTGATCAATAAAATTTGGTTTTGGCACCATTATAATTTGACTATTTATTTCTGGTTAATTACTGGATTTCTTTTAGTAGTCGGTGCTACTTTATTTAAAAAATTAAGCCCACATTTTTCCGATGTGCTTTGA
- a CDS encoding U32 family peptidase produces the protein MNEKEIRREDVELLAPAGDWDCMRAAVANGADAVFFGVEKFNARARANNFRMDELPEIMAFLHSYGVKGFLTFNILVFENELAEAKELIDACVDAGVDAVIVQDLGLVKLIREISPDFPIHGSTQMTITSPEAVEFTKPWGLERVVLGRENNLKQIRTIGEQARLPMEVFVHGALCVSYSGQCLTSEMWGGRSANRGECAQACRLPYDLMVDGEVKPMGDVTYLLSPKDLAAIDLMPELIEAGVTSFKIEGRLKSPEYVANVVSKYRKAIDRYFDGNWSPAPKEDIRELQQSFSRGFTHGFLEGTNNKKLVDGTFPKSRGVYLGTVEQILRDGVVCRIHAPLKRGDGIVFDAGDPTKKEEGGRVYDLRRKGVKLEGEAGEGWILDIVPGRNDVDLRRLHVGDRIWKTNDPALDKALRQSYETEKPYRVFPVRVKAQGRVGEPLATWWTDVQKNVTVRVNSELLLEAAQKRPMDAALLEEQFGRLGGTVFQLEALESHLEGDVIVPMRELNSIRRQAVELLAGERPKPPVYVKREVEVYGGASRRGAAGSTIPAVRDGAGARGGEAELTALCRSLPQVQAALEAGVTNIYADFEFIKQFPAAVDAVRAAVASIALATPRIHMPGENGYHANILRLQPDAVLVRNTGALYYYLKRRMEQPDAVHPRLIGDFSLNIANHRAVDLFLEAGCDRITPSYDLNIQQMVDLLEHSDTSRIEVVIHQHLPMFHTEHCVYCTFMSEGTDYTNCGRPCEEQRASLQDRIGMAHPVRVDEGCRNTVYNAVEQSGAEYLNNFRELGVNSFRVEFLEETPEQVAEVISLYSRALRGEISGTQVWKSLKATNQLGVTRGQLVNAK, from the coding sequence ATGAACGAGAAAGAAATACGCAGAGAAGACGTGGAGCTGCTGGCTCCGGCAGGTGACTGGGACTGCATGCGTGCGGCGGTGGCGAACGGGGCGGACGCTGTCTTTTTTGGCGTAGAGAAGTTTAATGCACGGGCGAGAGCGAACAATTTCCGCATGGACGAGCTGCCGGAGATTATGGCGTTTCTGCACAGCTATGGTGTGAAGGGGTTCCTGACCTTTAATATACTGGTATTTGAAAACGAACTGGCAGAGGCTAAAGAGCTAATCGATGCCTGCGTGGATGCAGGTGTAGATGCAGTCATTGTGCAGGATTTGGGGCTGGTTAAACTGATCCGCGAGATTTCACCGGACTTCCCGATCCACGGTTCTACCCAAATGACGATTACTTCACCTGAGGCGGTGGAGTTCACGAAGCCTTGGGGGCTGGAGCGCGTAGTGCTTGGCCGCGAGAATAACCTGAAGCAGATCCGTACGATCGGAGAGCAGGCACGCCTGCCGATGGAGGTTTTTGTGCATGGCGCGTTGTGTGTCTCCTATTCAGGCCAGTGTCTGACCTCGGAAATGTGGGGCGGGCGCTCCGCCAACCGGGGGGAATGTGCGCAGGCCTGCCGTCTGCCGTATGACCTGATGGTGGATGGTGAAGTCAAGCCGATGGGCGATGTCACCTATCTGCTGTCACCTAAGGATCTGGCGGCGATTGATCTGATGCCGGAGCTGATCGAGGCAGGGGTAACCTCCTTCAAAATTGAAGGCCGCCTCAAAAGCCCGGAATATGTAGCGAACGTGGTCAGTAAGTACCGTAAGGCGATTGACCGGTATTTTGACGGGAATTGGTCCCCGGCGCCCAAGGAAGACATCCGCGAGCTGCAGCAAAGCTTCTCCCGCGGCTTCACGCACGGATTCCTCGAAGGGACGAATAATAAAAAGCTGGTTGACGGCACGTTTCCGAAAAGCCGGGGGGTCTATCTGGGGACCGTCGAACAGATTCTGCGCGATGGTGTCGTATGCCGTATTCATGCCCCGCTGAAGCGCGGGGACGGCATTGTATTTGATGCCGGCGATCCGACGAAGAAGGAAGAAGGCGGCCGCGTCTACGATCTGCGCCGCAAAGGCGTGAAGCTCGAGGGCGAGGCCGGAGAAGGCTGGATTCTCGACATTGTGCCCGGCCGCAATGACGTAGACCTGCGCCGCCTGCATGTCGGCGACCGCATCTGGAAAACCAATGACCCGGCGCTCGACAAGGCGCTGCGCCAGTCTTATGAAACGGAGAAGCCCTACCGGGTCTTCCCGGTGCGCGTGAAGGCACAGGGCCGCGTCGGTGAACCGCTGGCCACCTGGTGGACCGACGTTCAGAAGAACGTCACGGTCCGCGTAAATTCGGAGCTGCTGCTGGAAGCCGCGCAGAAGCGTCCGATGGATGCCGCCCTGCTGGAAGAGCAATTCGGCCGCCTGGGCGGGACCGTATTCCAGCTGGAGGCACTGGAGTCGCATCTGGAAGGCGACGTGATTGTGCCTATGCGCGAGCTGAACAGCATCCGCCGCCAGGCGGTGGAGCTGCTTGCGGGCGAGCGCCCCAAACCTCCCGTATACGTGAAACGGGAGGTAGAGGTCTACGGCGGCGCCTCCCGCAGGGGCGCCGCAGGGAGCACCATCCCGGCTGTGCGGGATGGTGCGGGTGCACGCGGCGGTGAAGCGGAGCTTACCGCGCTGTGCCGCAGCCTGCCGCAGGTGCAGGCTGCCCTTGAAGCCGGCGTAACGAACATTTACGCCGACTTCGAATTCATCAAGCAGTTCCCGGCAGCGGTGGACGCTGTACGGGCTGCGGTGGCCAGCATTGCGCTGGCCACGCCGCGCATTCATATGCCCGGCGAGAACGGCTACCATGCCAACATCCTGCGCCTGCAGCCGGATGCTGTCCTGGTGCGCAATACAGGTGCGCTCTATTACTACCTGAAGCGCCGCATGGAGCAGCCGGATGCCGTGCATCCGCGCCTGATCGGTGACTTCTCCCTGAATATCGCGAACCACCGGGCAGTGGATTTGTTCCTGGAAGCAGGCTGTGACAGAATTACACCGTCCTACGACCTGAACATCCAGCAGATGGTCGATCTGCTGGAACACAGCGACACCTCGCGTATAGAGGTTGTAATTCATCAGCATCTGCCGATGTTCCACACAGAGCACTGCGTCTACTGTACCTTCATGAGTGAAGGCACAGACTATACGAACTGCGGACGTCCCTGCGAGGAGCAGCGTGCTTCCCTGCAGGACCGTATCGGCATGGCTCATCCTGTCCGTGTTGACGAAGGCTGCCGCAACACCGTCTACAACGCGGTTGAACAATCCGGTGCGGAATACTTGAATAATTTCCGTGAGCTGGGCGTGAACTCATTTCGAGTTGAGTTTCTGGAAGAAACCCCGGAGCAGGTCGCAGAGGTCATCAGCCTTTACAGCCGTGCGCTGCGCGGAGAGATTTCCGGCACACAGGTATGGAAAAGCCTGAAAGCCACCAACCAGCTCGGAGTGACGCGTGGACAACTGGTAAATGCAAAGTAA
- a CDS encoding O-antigen ligase family protein has protein sequence MSKPVYGKNAVQSRNVEKISSPVWALVVAFIVFLVWTPFQVGLFNGQQIDYEKPIYVASLLSGLLLLVWIGLYYKKFKLEEQRDLLAVASLLLPITYALSLFGAASHYMAMNILFIQSMYIAVFIIALYLLKQKQLNVVIQNAVLAIAYFIVGFGLLNWLGAWKFAGGLVGWFSDTVQGGKYLDAVMTDSNGLRLTSIFQYANTYAAFLMAFLFVAVFALVRSKKWYGTLTHGFMLVPIIVSLLLTLSRGGLVMLPVVFILLLLSLKPVKQILWIIHLGIAGIASLAIASPVTNLGTELSTAFTSSAALKGWAYLLGASAVVAALGWVIQRFVSPWLQTKLGGWESRKLAGLWLPLLSVVLVAVVAFLLIGTSARTILPANMETRLENINFKQHSVLERITFYKDAMKVVKDYPIIGAGGGGWASLYEHYQDYPYTSRQAHNFFLQYLIEVGIVGFVVFMGFIGYIFYKYIRGYLKRDKDEFDNGFIFYIIALSILIHSILDFNLSYAFMGILVFIGLAGMGAAMDSKPLRRNWNKPGMRYGYLAVLAIGIIFMFFLSVSATGSSNSVMKAKRLIGVSQSYEELKAPLIATLKDRPYHPEAAAYLASMDQQVFNQTKDEQYLNEAFSVLNRALKDEPNNKILLTLLASTYDLKGQNDLAFAVYRDNADKFNWDIEWYEALISRSQALARAANAEKDEAKKQEYLTTGLDAYKHVTAGVEHLKTLPPEQLQGRAFSVTPTIALNAGKMQQMAGQNDEAAATLKLGLGDAYADVVNNGTLWDTTWYSSLIARSYDLAQQAFTQQDATGKTTYLNVGLSAYNQVQADLQVQSLAVPPAIALNAGRIQVMAGQIQAASETLKLGLSENYNDATNREMARWYLAALKKAGLDQDQPVYDKLIAADPAEAAQIDAIVNTQYQ, from the coding sequence GTGTCGAAACCAGTATACGGTAAAAATGCTGTGCAGTCGAGAAATGTTGAAAAGATATCCAGCCCGGTGTGGGCGTTGGTTGTTGCTTTTATTGTGTTTTTGGTGTGGACCCCATTTCAGGTTGGATTGTTTAATGGGCAGCAGATCGACTATGAAAAGCCGATTTATGTGGCATCTCTGCTCAGCGGCCTGCTGCTGCTGGTCTGGATCGGCTTGTACTATAAGAAGTTCAAGCTGGAGGAGCAGCGTGACTTGCTGGCTGTGGCTTCGCTGCTGCTGCCGATAACGTATGCTCTGTCGCTATTTGGCGCTGCTTCGCATTATATGGCGATGAACATTCTCTTTATTCAGAGTATGTATATTGCAGTATTCATTATAGCGTTATATTTGCTGAAGCAAAAGCAACTAAATGTTGTCATTCAAAATGCCGTACTGGCCATTGCCTATTTTATCGTGGGTTTTGGCTTGCTGAACTGGCTGGGGGCCTGGAAATTCGCCGGCGGACTGGTTGGCTGGTTCTCAGACACGGTGCAAGGCGGTAAATATTTGGATGCGGTTATGACCGACTCAAACGGTCTGCGGCTGACCTCGATCTTCCAATATGCGAATACATACGCAGCTTTCCTGATGGCTTTTCTGTTCGTAGCTGTCTTTGCATTGGTTCGCTCCAAGAAATGGTATGGGACGCTGACTCACGGATTTATGCTCGTGCCGATCATTGTTTCTTTGCTGCTGACCTTGTCCCGCGGCGGATTAGTTATGCTGCCTGTTGTCTTCATTCTGCTCCTGCTGTCTCTGAAGCCAGTGAAGCAGATTCTCTGGATTATCCATCTGGGAATTGCCGGGATTGCCTCGCTGGCGATTGCAAGCCCGGTGACCAATCTTGGAACTGAACTGAGCACGGCCTTTACCTCTTCTGCTGCTCTTAAAGGCTGGGCTTATCTGCTTGGCGCCTCCGCCGTTGTTGCCGCACTTGGCTGGGTAATCCAGCGCTTTGTGTCACCGTGGCTGCAAACTAAACTAGGGGGCTGGGAATCGCGCAAGCTTGCTGGTCTGTGGCTGCCGCTCCTCTCAGTTGTACTTGTTGCCGTAGTCGCATTTTTACTGATCGGAACAAGCGCACGCACTATTCTCCCTGCTAACATGGAGACACGGCTGGAGAACATCAACTTCAAGCAGCACAGTGTACTGGAACGTATTACTTTTTATAAAGATGCTATGAAAGTTGTAAAAGATTATCCCATTATTGGCGCCGGGGGTGGAGGCTGGGCTTCGCTCTATGAGCACTACCAGGACTACCCGTACACAAGCCGCCAGGCGCATAATTTCTTCCTGCAATATTTGATAGAAGTCGGAATTGTCGGATTTGTTGTCTTCATGGGCTTTATCGGCTACATTTTCTATAAATACATTCGTGGATACCTTAAACGGGACAAAGATGAATTTGATAATGGATTCATTTTCTACATCATTGCTCTATCGATTCTTATTCACAGCATACTAGACTTCAATCTCAGTTATGCCTTTATGGGAATTCTGGTGTTTATCGGCCTTGCCGGAATGGGCGCCGCCATGGACAGCAAACCGCTGCGCCGGAACTGGAATAAGCCTGGTATGCGTTATGGTTACCTTGCAGTCCTGGCTATCGGTATAATCTTTATGTTCTTCCTGTCGGTTAGTGCGACCGGCTCAAGCAATTCGGTAATGAAAGCCAAGCGGTTGATCGGTGTCAGCCAGTCCTATGAAGAGCTCAAGGCACCTTTGATAGCAACCCTAAAAGACCGCCCTTATCATCCGGAAGCAGCAGCTTATCTGGCCTCCATGGATCAGCAGGTTTTTAATCAAACTAAAGATGAGCAGTACTTGAACGAAGCGTTCAGCGTGCTGAATCGTGCGCTCAAGGACGAGCCAAATAATAAGATTTTGCTCACTCTACTCGCTTCCACTTATGACTTGAAAGGTCAAAACGATCTCGCATTCGCCGTCTACCGGGATAACGCAGATAAGTTCAACTGGGATATTGAATGGTACGAAGCACTGATCAGCCGCTCCCAGGCGTTAGCACGTGCGGCAAATGCCGAAAAAGATGAAGCCAAAAAGCAGGAATACCTGACCACGGGTTTGGATGCCTATAAACATGTAACTGCTGGTGTAGAACATCTGAAAACTCTGCCTCCAGAGCAGCTGCAGGGCCGGGCGTTCTCGGTAACACCAACGATTGCCCTGAATGCCGGTAAAATGCAGCAGATGGCAGGACAGAATGACGAAGCAGCAGCAACCTTAAAGCTTGGGCTTGGTGATGCTTATGCAGATGTCGTAAATAACGGAACGCTCTGGGATACGACCTGGTACAGCTCGCTTATTGCCCGCTCCTATGATCTGGCTCAGCAAGCTTTCACCCAGCAGGATGCCACCGGTAAAACAACATACCTGAATGTCGGTCTTAGTGCCTATAATCAGGTGCAGGCTGACTTACAAGTCCAGTCGCTTGCCGTACCTCCGGCAATTGCGCTGAACGCTGGCAGAATCCAGGTGATGGCGGGTCAGATTCAAGCAGCCTCAGAGACCTTAAAGCTTGGGCTGAGCGAAAATTATAACGATGCCACTAACCGGGAGATGGCCCGCTGGTACCTGGCAGCCTTGAAAAAGGCTGGCCTTGATCAAGATCAACCGGTCTACGACAAACTGATTGCCGCAGATCCCGCGGAAGCTGCACAGATAGATGCTATTGTGAATACTCAGTACCAATAA